From the Roseateles sp. XES5 genome, one window contains:
- a CDS encoding ABC transporter permease, producing MTGGGPAHGPELTATAIAGDSPQSAGVAGSVASTGTPAIEASPSFWAKLSKSSPLVALILQRLALSVALLFAVSLMIFGGVEALPGDFATTYLGQSATPQAVENIRKDLGLDQPATTRYFNWLGGAIQGDFGKSWASKNSVSEQIGKRLGNSLFLAFFAAIISVPLAVGLGMLAVQFRNRLPDKIINVISLAAISLPEFFVGYLLILFFAVQLGVATFPATVYDSMTIGQRLSAIALPTATLVLVVLAHMMRMTRAAILNVMSSAYVETAELKGLSGLRIIAKHAAPNAVAPVINVIALNLAYLVVGVVVVEVVFVYPGMGQYMVDAVTVRDMPVVQACGLIFAAFYIFLNMFADILAIVANPRLRHPR from the coding sequence ATGACCGGCGGCGGACCGGCGCATGGTCCGGAGCTGACAGCAACGGCGATTGCGGGCGATAGCCCGCAGTCTGCCGGCGTTGCCGGGTCGGTTGCGTCCACTGGAACCCCAGCCATCGAAGCCTCGCCTTCGTTCTGGGCGAAACTCAGCAAGAGCAGCCCCCTGGTTGCGCTCATCCTGCAACGCCTCGCGCTCAGCGTGGCCTTGCTCTTCGCCGTCTCCCTGATGATCTTCGGGGGCGTGGAAGCCCTGCCCGGCGACTTCGCGACCACCTATCTCGGCCAGTCGGCGACGCCGCAGGCGGTGGAGAACATCCGCAAGGACCTCGGTCTCGACCAGCCGGCGACCACCCGCTACTTCAACTGGCTCGGCGGCGCGATCCAGGGCGACTTCGGCAAATCCTGGGCCTCCAAGAACTCGGTCAGCGAGCAGATCGGCAAGCGTCTCGGCAATTCGCTGTTCCTCGCCTTCTTCGCGGCGATCATCTCCGTGCCGCTCGCCGTCGGTCTCGGCATGCTCGCGGTGCAGTTCCGAAACCGGTTGCCGGACAAGATCATCAACGTCATTTCGCTGGCCGCGATCTCGCTTCCCGAGTTCTTCGTCGGTTACCTGCTGATCCTGTTCTTCGCCGTGCAACTGGGTGTCGCGACCTTCCCGGCGACGGTCTATGACTCGATGACGATCGGCCAGCGGCTGTCGGCCATCGCGCTGCCGACCGCCACCCTCGTCCTCGTCGTGCTCGCCCACATGATGCGCATGACGCGGGCGGCGATCCTCAACGTCATGTCCTCGGCCTATGTCGAGACGGCGGAGCTGAAGGGCCTGTCGGGCCTTCGCATCATCGCCAAGCACGCGGCGCCCAACGCCGTGGCGCCTGTCATCAACGTGATCGCGCTGAACCTTGCCTATCTCGTGGTCGGCGTCGTCGTGGTGGAGGTGGTGTTCGTCTATCCCGGCATGGGCCAGTACATGGTCGACGCCGTGACGGTGCGCGACATGCCCGTCGTTCAGGCCTGCGGCCTGATCTTCGCCGCCTTCTACATCTTCCTCAACATGTTCGCCGATATCCTTGCGATCGTCGCGAACCCCAGATTGAGGCATCCGCGATGA
- a CDS encoding ABC transporter substrate-binding protein, with the protein MTDYTKYLTSQVALGKMNRREFMGRAAAFGITLAVAGTMFDTAAKAQEPKRGGHLKLGLEGGSATDSNDPAKFLSQVMFCIGRCWGDMLVESEPLTGKPVPALAESWEPSADASTWTFKIRKGVKFHDGKDLTVEDVIKTLQRHTDEKSESGALGVMKSIKEIKADGDNLVLTLTEGNADLPLLLTDYHLVIQPNGGYDDPSSANGTGPYKMTSFEPGVRATFERNQNDWRQDRGFVDSVEIINMNDATARIAALSSGQVHYINRVDPKTVDLLKRAPTVEILSTSGRGHYVFIMHCNTAPFDNNDLRLALKYAMDRETMLEKVLGGYGKIGNDFPINETYALFPEGMEQRAYDPDKAAFHYKKSGHSGSVLLRTSDVAFPGAVDAAVLYQESAKKAGIEIEVKREPGDGYWSNVWNVQPFSTSYWGGRPTQDQMYSTAYLSTADWNDTRFLRPDFDKILLEARSELDEAKRKDMYRTMATMVRDEGGLILPMFNDFVNACSKQVKGYVHDIGNDMSNGYVATRVWLDA; encoded by the coding sequence ATGACTGATTACACCAAATATCTCACCAGCCAGGTCGCGCTCGGCAAGATGAACCGCCGCGAGTTCATGGGCCGCGCCGCCGCCTTCGGCATCACGCTGGCGGTTGCCGGCACGATGTTCGACACCGCCGCCAAGGCCCAGGAACCCAAGCGCGGCGGCCATCTGAAGCTCGGCCTCGAAGGCGGTTCGGCGACAGATTCCAATGATCCGGCGAAGTTCCTGTCGCAGGTGATGTTCTGCATCGGCCGCTGCTGGGGCGACATGCTCGTCGAATCCGAGCCGCTGACCGGCAAGCCCGTGCCGGCGCTCGCCGAATCCTGGGAGCCTTCGGCCGATGCCTCGACCTGGACCTTCAAGATCCGCAAGGGTGTGAAGTTCCACGACGGCAAGGACCTGACCGTCGAGGATGTCATCAAGACCCTGCAGCGCCACACGGATGAAAAGTCGGAATCCGGCGCGCTCGGCGTCATGAAGTCGATCAAGGAAATCAAGGCCGACGGCGACAACCTCGTGCTGACGCTGACGGAAGGCAATGCCGACCTGCCGCTGCTGCTCACCGACTACCACCTCGTCATCCAGCCGAACGGCGGCTATGACGATCCGTCCTCGGCCAACGGCACCGGCCCCTACAAGATGACGAGCTTCGAGCCGGGCGTTCGCGCCACCTTCGAGCGCAACCAGAACGACTGGCGCCAGGACCGCGGCTTCGTCGATAGCGTCGAAATCATCAACATGAACGACGCGACGGCCCGCATCGCCGCCCTCTCCTCCGGCCAGGTACACTATATCAACCGCGTCGACCCGAAGACGGTCGACCTCCTGAAGCGTGCGCCGACGGTGGAAATCCTCTCCACCTCCGGCCGCGGCCACTACGTGTTCATCATGCATTGCAACACGGCGCCGTTCGACAACAACGACCTGCGCCTCGCGCTGAAATACGCGATGGACCGCGAGACCATGCTGGAGAAGGTGCTCGGCGGCTACGGCAAGATCGGCAACGACTTCCCGATCAACGAAACCTATGCCCTCTTCCCGGAAGGCATGGAGCAGCGCGCCTATGACCCGGACAAGGCGGCCTTCCACTACAAGAAGTCCGGCCACAGCGGCTCGGTGCTGCTGCGCACGTCCGACGTCGCCTTCCCGGGCGCGGTCGATGCGGCCGTTCTCTATCAGGAAAGCGCCAAGAAGGCCGGCATCGAGATCGAGGTGAAGCGCGAACCCGGCGACGGCTACTGGTCGAACGTCTGGAACGTCCAGCCCTTCTCCACCTCCTACTGGGGCGGCCGCCCGACGCAGGACCAGATGTATTCGACGGCCTATCTGTCGACGGCCGACTGGAACGACACCCGCTTCCTGCGCCCGGACTTCGACAAGATCCTGCTCGAGGCCCGCTCGGAACTCGACGAGGCCAAGCGCAAGGACATGTACCGCACCATGGCGACCATGGTGCGTGACGAAGGCGGTCTCATCCTGCCGATGTTCAACGACTTCGTGAACGCCTGCTCCAAGCAGGTGAAGGGCTACGTCCACGACATCGGCAACGACATGTCGAACGGCTATGTCGCAACCCGCGTCTGGCTCGACGCCTGA
- a CDS encoding carnitinyl-CoA dehydratase — MTGPIRQRREGGILEVTIDRPKANAIDLATSRIMGEVFANFRDDDSLRVAIITGAGEKFFCPGWDLKAAAAGDAVDGDYGIGGFGGMQELRDLNKPIISAINGICCGGGFEIALSTDLILAAEHATFALPEIRSGTVADAASIKLPKRIPYHIAMDMLLTGRWLDVQEAHRWGFVNEILPADKLMDRAWELARLLESGPPLVYAAIKEVVRAAEGDTFQGTMNRITKRQFRTVDILYSSEDQLEGARAFAEKRDPVWKGR, encoded by the coding sequence ATGACCGGACCGATACGCCAGCGCCGCGAAGGCGGCATTCTCGAAGTCACGATCGATCGCCCCAAGGCGAACGCCATCGATCTGGCGACCAGCCGCATCATGGGCGAGGTCTTCGCCAACTTCCGCGACGACGACAGCCTGCGCGTCGCCATCATCACCGGCGCGGGGGAAAAGTTCTTCTGTCCGGGATGGGACCTGAAGGCGGCCGCGGCAGGCGACGCCGTGGACGGCGACTACGGCATCGGCGGCTTCGGCGGCATGCAGGAACTGCGCGACCTCAACAAGCCGATCATCTCGGCCATCAACGGCATCTGCTGCGGCGGCGGCTTCGAGATCGCGCTTTCCACCGATCTCATCCTCGCTGCCGAACACGCCACCTTCGCCCTGCCGGAAATCCGCTCCGGCACGGTGGCCGATGCCGCCTCGATCAAGCTGCCGAAGCGCATCCCCTATCATATCGCCATGGACATGCTGCTCACCGGCCGCTGGCTCGACGTGCAGGAGGCGCACCGCTGGGGTTTCGTCAACGAGATCCTGCCCGCCGACAAGCTCATGGACCGCGCCTGGGAGCTGGCGCGCCTGCTCGAAAGCGGCCCGCCGCTCGTCTACGCCGCCATCAAGGAAGTGGTGCGCGCGGCCGAAGGCGACACCTTCCAGGGGACCATGAACAGGATCACCAAGCGGCAGTTCCGCACGGTCGACATTCTCTATTCCAGCGAGGATCAGCTCGAGGGCGCCCGCGCCTTCGCGGAGAAACGCGATCCTGTCTGGAAGGGACGATGA